One genomic window of Leopardus geoffroyi isolate Oge1 chromosome C3, O.geoffroyi_Oge1_pat1.0, whole genome shotgun sequence includes the following:
- the CD1D gene encoding antigen-presenting glycoprotein CD1d isoform X2: MREEGQSQVGGTRGGPRARQGSPESEPGAHRRPRPLAALGASPGSVEALGARGGRPPFRGPGGWLLLACWLWLPARCPGRSPGAGELRCLQMSAFANRSWARSDVLALVGGLRAYRWDGASDAVSFLTPWARGSWGQRRWDDLQHLFRVYRRSFTRDVQEFVKMLRLDYPFEIQVSAGCEVLPGNTSQSFFHAAFQGQEILRFQGTSWVPSPSAPVWADRASGKLNEDQGTRKTLQLLLNDTCPLFVRDILEAGKSELEKQVKPEAWLSSGPSPGPGRLLLVCHVSGFYPKPVWVTWMRGEQEQPGTRRGDVLPHADETWYLRVTLDVAAGEAAGLSCRVRHSSLGGRDMVLHWGSPTGLIAVAVLLSLVITGCVGYLTLKRRCSYQNIL; encoded by the exons atgcgAGAGGAGGGGCAATCGCAGGTGGGCGGGACGCGGGGCGGGCCCCGGGCCCGGCAGGGAAGTCCGGAGTCGGAGCCAGGCGCCCACAGGCGGCCGCGGCCTCTCGCTGCCCTGGGGGCTTCCCCCGGGTCCGTGGAAGCCCTGGGG GCGCGCGGGGGGCGGCCGCCCTTCCGCGGTCCCGGCGGGTGGCTGCTGTTGGCTTGCTGGCTCTGGCTGCCCGCGCGCTGCCCCGGCCGCTCCCCCGGCGCCGGCGAGCTGCGGTGCCTGCAGATGTCGGCCTTCGCCAACCGCAGCTGGGCGCGCTCCGACGTCCTGGCGCTGGTCGGGGGGCTGCGCGCCTACCGCTGGGACGGCGCCTCGGACGCCGTGAGCTTCCTCACGCCCTGGGCCCGGGGCTCGTGGGGCCAGCGGCGGTGGGACGACCTGCAGCACCTGTTCCGCGTGTACCGCAGGAGCTTCACCCGCGACGTGCAGGAGTTCGTCAAAATGCTGCGCTTGGACT ATCCCTTTGAGATCCAAGTGTCCGCTGGCTGTGAGGTTCTCCCCGGGAACACCTCGCAAAGCTTCTTCCACGCGGCCTTCCAAGGACAGGAGATCCTCCGTTTCCAAGGCACTTCTTGGGTGCCCTCCCCAAGTGCCCCCGTCTGGGCAGACAGGGCCTCCGGGAAGCTCAACGAGGACCAGGGGACCCGGAAAACGCTACAGTTGCTTCTCAATGACACCTGCCCCCTGTTTGTCAGGGACATCCTGGAGGCAGGGAAGTCGGAGCTGGAGAAGCAAG TGAAGCCCGAGGCCTGGCTGTCCAGTGGCCCCAGTCCCGGTCCTGGCCGTCTGCTGCTGGTGTGCCATGTGTCCGGCTTCTACCCGAAGCCAGTGTGGGTGACGTGGATGCGGGGTGAGCAGGAGCAGCCGGGCACCCGGCGCGGCGACGTCCTGCCCCACGCTGACGAGACGTGGTATCTTCGGGTGACCCTGGACGTGGCGGCCGGGGAGGCGGCCGGCCTGTCTTGCCGAGTGAGGCACAGCAGTCTAGGAGGCCGGGACATGGTCCTCCACTGGG GGTCCCCCACGGGGCTGATCGCCGTGGCCGTGCTGCTGTCCCTTGTGATCACTGGGTGCGTTGGATACTTAACCCTCAAGAGGCGCTG CTCCTATCAAAACATCCTGTGA
- the CD1D gene encoding antigen-presenting glycoprotein CD1d isoform X1 has translation MREEGQSQVGGTRGGPRARQGSPESEPGAHRRPRPLAALGASPGSVEALGARGAARARGAGDRGSRGPARGGRPPFRGPGGWLLLACWLWLPARCPGRSPGAGELRCLQMSAFANRSWARSDVLALVGGLRAYRWDGASDAVSFLTPWARGSWGQRRWDDLQHLFRVYRRSFTRDVQEFVKMLRLDYPFEIQVSAGCEVLPGNTSQSFFHAAFQGQEILRFQGTSWVPSPSAPVWADRASGKLNEDQGTRKTLQLLLNDTCPLFVRDILEAGKSELEKQVKPEAWLSSGPSPGPGRLLLVCHVSGFYPKPVWVTWMRGEQEQPGTRRGDVLPHADETWYLRVTLDVAAGEAAGLSCRVRHSSLGGRDMVLHWGSPTGLIAVAVLLSLVITGCVGYLTLKRRCSYQNIL, from the exons atgcgAGAGGAGGGGCAATCGCAGGTGGGCGGGACGCGGGGCGGGCCCCGGGCCCGGCAGGGAAGTCCGGAGTCGGAGCCAGGCGCCCACAGGCGGCCGCGGCCTCTCGCTGCCCTGGGGGCTTCCCCCGGGTCCGTGGAAGCCCTGGGGGCGCGCGGGGCGGCGCGCGCGCGGGGCGCCGGAGACCGCGGGTCCCGGGGCCCCGCGCGCGGGGGGCGGCCGCCCTTCCGCGGTCCCGGCGGGTGGCTGCTGTTGGCTTGCTGGCTCTGGCTGCCCGCGCGCTGCCCCGGCCGCTCCCCCGGCGCCGGCGAGCTGCGGTGCCTGCAGATGTCGGCCTTCGCCAACCGCAGCTGGGCGCGCTCCGACGTCCTGGCGCTGGTCGGGGGGCTGCGCGCCTACCGCTGGGACGGCGCCTCGGACGCCGTGAGCTTCCTCACGCCCTGGGCCCGGGGCTCGTGGGGCCAGCGGCGGTGGGACGACCTGCAGCACCTGTTCCGCGTGTACCGCAGGAGCTTCACCCGCGACGTGCAGGAGTTCGTCAAAATGCTGCGCTTGGACT ATCCCTTTGAGATCCAAGTGTCCGCTGGCTGTGAGGTTCTCCCCGGGAACACCTCGCAAAGCTTCTTCCACGCGGCCTTCCAAGGACAGGAGATCCTCCGTTTCCAAGGCACTTCTTGGGTGCCCTCCCCAAGTGCCCCCGTCTGGGCAGACAGGGCCTCCGGGAAGCTCAACGAGGACCAGGGGACCCGGAAAACGCTACAGTTGCTTCTCAATGACACCTGCCCCCTGTTTGTCAGGGACATCCTGGAGGCAGGGAAGTCGGAGCTGGAGAAGCAAG TGAAGCCCGAGGCCTGGCTGTCCAGTGGCCCCAGTCCCGGTCCTGGCCGTCTGCTGCTGGTGTGCCATGTGTCCGGCTTCTACCCGAAGCCAGTGTGGGTGACGTGGATGCGGGGTGAGCAGGAGCAGCCGGGCACCCGGCGCGGCGACGTCCTGCCCCACGCTGACGAGACGTGGTATCTTCGGGTGACCCTGGACGTGGCGGCCGGGGAGGCGGCCGGCCTGTCTTGCCGAGTGAGGCACAGCAGTCTAGGAGGCCGGGACATGGTCCTCCACTGGG GGTCCCCCACGGGGCTGATCGCCGTGGCCGTGCTGCTGTCCCTTGTGATCACTGGGTGCGTTGGATACTTAACCCTCAAGAGGCGCTG CTCCTATCAAAACATCCTGTGA